ATGTTGACTTTCCCATATTGACGGCAaacttttcttagcggatgtacaatcattgcaaattgaattatggggtGTTTCAGGCCCCAAAGTGAACATCACTGTACACTTGCAAACTCGATCAAAAACAAGGGCTGAGGAGCTTACGTTAAGAACTTCCCTTGTTTTGCTAATCATTTGGACCAACTTCCAAGACAGTgacggggattcccccaagggcataagaCGAGGGTAAGTGGAAGAGGGTGTCTTTTATGAGTTTGAAATGCAGCCAAGGGCTTGATgataagttgaatcaggtgtgctaccTCTGTAATACATCAAATGCAAGGAACGGCTGAGGGTCCCCAAGGAGATGTTTGAGAAATGCTGCATTGGGCTAATTAAAGCATGTCCCCCATCACATTCTACAACAAAATAACAGACAACAATGATACCCATATACAGTACTTTAGTTAAAATGGCTGCCATTGACAAAATTAGTCAAGCATCTGCCCATAAGTCAGGTTTAGGTCAGGATTTTTCTCCTCCATCCCAGAGACGTTTCTTTCCTCACTGGTTCGGCTGTGGAACAAAGATCTTCGCTCGATACATTTCTGAGAACTAGGCCAAGTTGACCGGCGAATCTTTGGCATTCACGATCGATTCCTCCGCGCCCATTATCCTATGGAATCTCTCTGGGTGCAccatgtaaggaatagggtgcaatttggaatgTAGAAGTCCCTTTGGTATCTCCAGTCTTTCTGCCTTTTTAATGGGTCTTCTTTTTAGCGGCGAGGGCCCTCAATAGAGGGTAGAAACATGTGATCTCCAGCAGAGGAAGAGGAGTTCCTTAGTCGATTAAGTCTCGctgacaaatgtgtgtgtgtgtgcgcatgtgtctcCACTCCTTACTGTCAACCTTAATAAGATAGAAAGGCCATATATTGCAGCCATATTACATAATACTGGAGCGCCTAAACTATGGTCACTTCACTTACTTGCTCACTGAAATGCGGGTGCAGTTTCAATTGCATGGGGAATATACTTAATGAAAACTACCTAACAAATGTGAGGTAGTCTACTTTCCCCAAATCTCCCCTTATTGCTTTCAATTTACAGTCTACCTATCGGGTCAATTAACTCTGCCATTTTGGATCAATTAACATTGGTTGATTCCAATTCCCTCCGACACCAGTCTCACTCCATTCCGGCTCCATTAAGTGGAGTTGACAGACCCGTAGTGGGAACATGGCGCCTGACACGGAAACCTAGTGTTAGGTCCGTCGAGGCGTAGCTACCTGAGTTGCAGGGCCGTTTTGTGGGGGTGGATACTAGTATGCCGTGGGCTGTGTCTGTGCTGGAGACTTCTGGAAGAGAAAggggaaaaaagaaagaaaagagagacttGTGGTTGGTGCAATCCATCAACTAcaaagagcagacagacagacatggagggtCAAGGTATGATGTAATCTAGTTAttttctgactgtgtgtgtgtatgtatatatacacacacacacatacatacatacagtggggagaacaagtatttgataacctgcaaaatcggcagtgtttcctacttacaaagcatgtagaggtctgtaatttttatcataggtacacttcaactgtgagaggcggaatctaaaacaaaaatccagaaaatcacattgtatgattttcaagtaattaatttgcattttattgcatgacataaggccctcctgttctccactcgttacctgtattaaagacacctgtccacacactcaatcaaacagactccaacctctccacaatggccaagaccagagagcgtgtaaggacatcagggataaaattgtagacctgcacaaggctgcaataggcaagcagcttggtgagaaggcaacaactgttggcgcaattattcgaaaatggaagaatttcaagatgacagtcaatcaccctcggtctggggctccatgcaagatctcacctcgtggggcatcaatgatcatgaggaaggtgagggctcggctcagaactacacggcaggacctggtcaatgacctgaagagagctgggaccacagtctcaaagaaaaccattagtaacacactacgccgtcatggattaaaatcctgcagcgcacgcaaggtccccctgctcaagccagcgcatgtccaggcccgtctgaagtttgccaatgaccatctggatcatccagaggaggaatgggagaatgtcatgtggtctgatgagacaaaaatagagctttttggtctaaactccactcgccgtgtttggaggaagaagaaggacgagtacaaccccaagaacaccatcccaaccgtgaagcatgaaggtggaaacattctttggggatgcttttctgcaaaggggacaggacgactgcaccgtattgaggggaggatggatggggccatgtatcgcgagatacaacctccttccctcagtaagagcattgaagatgggtcgtggctgggtcttccagcatgacaacgacccgaaacacacagccagggcaactaaggagtggctccgtaagaagcttcaaggtcctggagtggcctagccagtctccagacctgaacccaatagaacatctttggagggagctgaaagtctgtattgcccagcgacagccctgaaacctgaaggatctggagaaggtctgtatggaggactgggccaaaatccctgctgcagtgtgtgcaaacctggtcaagaactacaggaaacgtatgatctctgtaattgcaaacaaaggtttctgtaacaaatattaagttctgcttttctgatgtatcaaatacttatgtcatgcaataaaatgcaaatgaaatacttaaaaatcatacaaggtgattttctggatttttgttttagattcagtctctcacagttgaagtgtacctatgataaaaatgacagacttctacatgcttttgtaagtaggaaaacctgcaaaatcggcagtgtatcaaatacttgttctccccactgtatagatttattattatttatgtatttttccATGGAGGCATTTAATAGACTAATGTTGTTTTGTGGCCCTAAAATGTCAATCTTTACGTCTATACATTTTAAGTTTGGATAGAGTCACCTATTTAGAAGTGAAACAACGCAGTTTTACAGTTCAATTTGTAGAATTGTAGATAATTATATAGGGGTAAGGCAGCAAATGCTGAATCTGACTTACTCAAACCTTTCTAGACTTGCTGGAACTGCAACTTGGCAGCATTAATCCTTTTCGTGACATATAAATGGTATCCAATGAATGGGATCCAAATTATCTTTACATTTGGCTTACTTAGCTACCTATGATATATTTTATTagcattttctccccaattttgtggtatccaattggtagttacagtcttgtctcatcgctgcaagtcctgtatggactcgggagaggcgaaggtcgagagccacgcgtcctcgaaacacgacccaaccaagcctcattgcttcttgacacaatgaccgcttaacccggaagccagctacaccaatgtgttggaggaaacactgtacacctggcaaccgtgtcagcctggcccaccacaggagtcgctagattGCAATGGAACAAGAACATCCCTGCAgaccaaaccctccactaacccagacgacgctgggccaattgtgtgccgccccatgggtctcccggtcgcggccagctgcgacagagcctggacttgaaccaggatctctaATGTCATAgatcactgcgccactcgggaggccctagcTACCTATGATATCTAATCTGTGTCTGACATGTCTTGGTCTTACAGAGGACGAATTGAGCTTGAAAAACCAAGAGTCGATATGTGACTGACAAGTCAAGTATATTACACTAAAACGCTACAGAAATACATTTTCCCGTTCATTTAAATGGGTTCCAGTCATGACAGATCGCTAACGTAAAGTGGACTGTAACCACCTCTTTGTATACATAACCTGGGCAGATCTTCCAGATAGTGGAAGATCTGCCCAGTACTCCAACTGCCTTcctttctcccacctctctctcctatGTATGCCAGGACAGATATAGCCTGGTCTGGGCAGCTCCACCGTTGTTGCAGAAAATAGTAGATGTGTCTTTGGCAATAGCAGGCTCCTGGACTAaaggagtaagtgtgtgtgtcatgggAACACACAAAAAGACACGAAAAATCTGTATTAACTGGTGGTCTAGGTACCACAACGTCTCTGACTGTATTGTGCATTCCCGgttatgttttttaaatatactATGTAtatgactcgtttcaggaaactaagtGTATATCGCACTTCACTACTTCACAGTAGCGGCATTTGGACataaacatttatattttatcaaaatgcatttttgggGGCTGAAATGCCATCTGGAACATTAACTCTCATGTgctttaataacaaacttgtattccatccataaatatgaatacaattggtCAATTAccagcctagttggtttagccacagaaaaagtcaggaatcttcccgctagccatgattggctgagataatgaggggCTGGACATGcagggagatgagtttggattggtctgccatgtagcatgcttctgtctataacgtaAGCTGTTCAGCACGTCTTGACAGTCCTTTCTATCGCactgtttttgaaagatataacatTATCCATGAAGAACTACACAAGTTTTGCTACGTTTCTAAATCAAATTGATGCCCTGAATTCAGCAGGTGCTATTGACAGATCAGTTGGAAAAAGTGCTGGGCTAATTTCTGCACACGCCTCGGTTAGTGTGAAcccggagtgacttgacacaacgctggTCAAACAGCTACAAACAAAAATGGAGTTAAATGGTTCCAATCTGCCACaaaagcgttcatccatgtatacgggtaggAATCTAGTTACATTTGCAGATAAATGTCTAATTTTGTAATTTAAAGCATACTGTTAGATAACTAGCAAACgttgctggcttgctagctaacgttaagtgTATGCTCTGTGAAGTAATATGATACGAATCAGGCTATAACTAACAATGTAAATTGATTCCTAAGgtttgctagctaacattgaatgcTAGTTGTgactaatccttattgtggctagcttcacaacacataacctggTCCAGCTATTTCTTTTCATGacctgaagttcaatttcaataggctaacaacaagtggctacctagctaataccAGAAGTTGCGGCCTAACACAACATTCTACAATTAAACTGTGTTATTTTACATGccaaattaaaagcttatttaacgcGGCAACgcgttatttgacgtgtatcttttttgacacgcaaagacccaaacggcgttccatataagagtgatgctgaatgggtATACAAAGAAccctccagtaggtgtaccaaaacattcaagtcATTCGAGTCATTTTCTCAAAAGTTTATTAACTTCCAAATCAGAATTACTTCCATTGTtcttcaactgcagtgtatgatataacaTCTTCTAGCTtggagtctctacttttatccaatgtaaaaaataaataaattaaaattcacataagaccgaatcgaggcgGTCGATCAcacatgtataaaaaaaaaaaaatcaacattcCAAACTACAGGACATAGGCTCCTGTCCTTACCATCTTGTTCAGGTAGACGCGTGGCTTCTGTGTCTCCGGGCAACGGGTCCTCTGAGCTGACAGGCGCTGACGAAAGGGATTGGCTACTGCTGCTGCTTGATTCGCTATAGaagatgactgactggctgttgcTTGAGCTGCTTGAGCTGGGGGCAGGCTCTGGGGCACAGTCCTCGCCTGGCTGCTTCTTCTCAATGTCTGTGGTTATACAAGAGAGTGACGagcgtgggtgtgtgtttgtatgtgtgcgaGAGATGCTGGATTCCAAAATAACTCCTACCCTCTAGACATTTCATTGTGAAGGGGGagattgaagtgtgtgtgtgtgtgtgtgtgtgtatgtgagagagtatgtgtgtgcgtaCTGTATATGCTTacttaagtgtgtgtgtatatacatacagtgcattcaggaaagtattcagtccactttaatttcccccccaaaaaaagttttacagccttattctaaaattattttaattatttcccccccatcaatctacatgTAATacacccataatgacaaggcaaaaacactttaaaaaaaaatgtttgcaaattaatacatttaaacattgtaatatcacatttacataggtattcagaccctttactcagtactttgttgaagcacctttggcagtgactacagcctagagtcttcttgggtatgacacgacacaagcttgacacacctgtatttggagagtttctacccattattttctgcagatcctctcaagctctgtcaggtaggacggggagcgtcgctgcacagccattTGTTGCTTAGTTAATTGTCCCTTTGGAAtgtgaatcttcaccccagtctgaggtcctgagtgctcaggagcaggttttcatcaaggatctctctgtactttgctctgttcatctttgcctcgatcctgactagtctcccagtccctgccgctaaaaaacatccccactgcatgatgctgccaccaccatgcttcctctaaacgtgacacttggcattcaggccaaagagttcaatcttggtttcgtcagaccagagaaccttcttTGTCATGATCTGAGAGGTAgttgtcctactggaaggttctcccatctccacagaggaactctggagctctgtcagagtgaccatcgggtttctTGACCaagcctgaccaaggcccttctaccccgattgctcagtttggccgggcggccagctctaggaagagtcttggtggttccaaacttcttccatttaggaatgatggaggccaccgtgttcttagggaccttcaacgctgcagaatttatttggtaccattccctagatatttgcctcgacacaatcttgtctcggagcgctcacagacaattccttcaacctcattgcttggttttagctctgacatgcactgtcaactgtgggaccttatatagacaagtgtgtgcctttccaaatcatgtccaatcaattgaatttaccataggcggactccaatcaagttttattaacatcaaggatgatcaatggaaacaggatccacctgaacacaatttcgagtctcatagcaaagtgtttGTATTTCaggtttgcaaacatttctaaaatacctgtattcactttgacattatggagtattgtatgtagataaggatgttttattttatccattttagtataaggctgtaacgtaacaaaacgtggaaaaagtcaaggggttcgaATACTTTTCCCGAATGCAATGTATGCCTATGTGCATCtccccacgtgtgtgtgtgtgcgtctgcttGTTGTATATGCGTTTGAGAGAGTAGTCGAGAAGTCACGCTTAGCCACACACTGCAGGACAGTATGGATCCACTATCCAGCAGTAAGTCTGTGGAGCGtaatggtggaggagagagggtttCTCGTCCCTCTCCCTACCTCATCTTCACACAATCCCCCTGTTTACACAGCGTCACTAAAGCCACTCCATGCCGGCCACAGCAGCAGAGCGGGACACCAGCTTGTGACAACACAGCAGCAGGGACGTGAACAAACAGATATACGTTCAGTCATGATGGCACTGGCACACATACGTGGGGTACAGGCACGCATACACGCACACTCACTCAGGCACTATACCCTCTTACATGCACTCAGACGCCCATGCTCACACACAAACTACACATTTGCATACTCACCtatgctaacacacacactgcaattcacacagtctctcccacgcacgcacaccctctccccaacacacacaaatctTTGGTATTGCTGCATGACTCAAAGCCGTCTGCTTTAAACTCCCTTAACGCGAGGGGAAAGGGTGTGTGAAGGGAGTTGAGTGGACCTACCCGTAAAACATTTGGAACAAAGGTTCATGGTTTTGCTGGACCTAAAGAGAAGAGACAATGACAGGTTAGAAAAGGAGGTCAGCCCATCACATTATTATTCACAGGACAGGTGTACTTCGGCAAGCCTGATCGCTGCgttcaatattttattttacttCATCAGTCTGGCATTCCTCCTTATAGAAACAGTTTGATACTATGTCTGTAACAAAGAGAATTCTTTAAAACTAACTTGTCTGGGATTGGGTGGCCTTTAACCAACCAGATGATGGCCTAATTCAAAGCACAGTGTTTAGCCGCATAGGATTTTGTCCTAAACCCACCTGAGAGGATGCTGATTGGACCGGTATTGGACTTATACGTGAAGTGAAACAGAATGGTGAACGCAGCAATCAGGCTGGTTAACCAGGCTGTAATTTTGCATCAATATTGCCTACAATGAAAATGTCCACAAGAGCGACAGCTTGTGGGCCAGTTTTAACATTGGGCAGTGCGGTTTCCTTTATCTGCAGTTTAAAAATGTAAAGTCTTCAGTTCTAATCAACTTATTTCTCCACATGTAACACGACCACCTAACCAATGCCAAAACAATTGGCTAGATAAGACCAAATAAATCGTGCCACATTCGGTATATAAAAATGGACACCCTAAAACAACATGTGACAAATAGCCTAAATAATATAAGTAAATTCCTTCATTGTATCCAATCCATCATCCTTCACAGTGGACCTGTTGGTCCCTTACCTCTGCCAACTTCAGAACTTTAATCTAAGACACTTCGCCAGCTAAAAAGGGAGGCTGGCTCGGCTGGTGCTAGCACATGCATAGATCAAATACACCGTTGGAATGCAGATTAAAGCATTTATATATCCTAAATTTGAATGATTGCTCAGAAAACCTGGTGTTTTAATCAGCATTCGCTTACTTCAAATTTGACCTCACGccgattaagataagcagagtaggGAGTTTACATCACTATTGCATAatctgcctactgccataatGAGTTTAAAATCAAATTATTACTGTGGATGTAAACGTACTcaacggtgcagctgtagaactttgaagatctgagggcccatgccacaTCTTTTCAGCCTTCTTTCTCCTCAGACGTGCTGTCGTACCCTTTTCACAATTGTTTGGGtttgtgtggaccatgttaaattcttagtgatgtggacacttgGTCTTGATCTGCTCCATTACATCCCTATCGATGtggtttcctgtagtccatgatcagctcctttgtcttgctggcattgtgggagaggttgttatcttggcaccacactgccaggtctctgaccacctccctataagCTACCTCATCGTCTTTGGTGATCAGTCTTACCATCGTCGTGTCGTCAGCCATGCAGTCATGCCACACAGTTGTGggcgaacagggagtacaggaggggactaagcacacacccctgaggggcccgcaTGTTGAtggtcagcatggcagatgtattgttgcctaccttcaccacctgggggtggcccgtcggAATTCCAGAATCCGGTTGCAAAGGAAGGGCTTCAGTCCCAGAGTCCTGAGCTTGGAAGGGACAATggctgttgaatgctgagctgtcctcaatgaacagaattcttacataggtattccttttgtccaggtgggtgacggcagtgtggagtgcaatagagattgtgtcacctgtggatctgttggggcggtatgtgaattggagtgggtctaggataatggtgttgatgtgagccatgaccagccattaAAACCATTTCATGATGTGAGACAATAATcacttaggcaggttaccttggcgttcttgggcacagggactatggcagtctgcttgaaacaagttggtattacagatggggtcagggataggttgaagacacttgccagctggtcagtgcattCTCTGAGTATATGTCCTGCTATTCTGTCTGGCCCTGTAGTCTTGCGAATGTTAAGCTGTTTAATTGGTCTTACTCATGGGCCTCCCAAGTGGAGCAGCTGAGGTGCCACTAAAGCCTGGGGTTCGATCCCGGGATGTGTCACAGCCAGCAGTGACCGGGTgccccatagggcggtgcacaatagGGCGGTGCACTTTCTGACCAATATTGATGCAACTTTTACCCCATTCTGGAACGAGGGTTTATCACAGAGATCTTATTTaattactagaggggctatgGTTTAACCTACATTGAATCGGGTCCCATAGCCCATTTATTGTCCAACTGCAACAGCGCAAATGATAAACAGCCCAATTGACCATAGTTTTTACATGCAGAGCAAAGTATTCTCTCTGCTCACCTTGGCCATTGACCTGTTGGCGGTTGCGCTCAATCAAGCCGCAATGTTTCTCTTCCATGGGGAGCAATTTACTAAAATGCACCTTACATAGGCTAAGGTTCTTGAACATGGCACCCAAGGCATTGTTGCTCTGTGTTGAGGAAGACCTTGCTTGACTGGCAGGCCTATCCATTGGACCAGATGCCACGCGGAGGGAAATTGTTGAGAGGGTGTGACAGCggctgtgtgttttgtttgatgGTATTGATGTATCCTAGCTTTAGAGGCTGATACTGTACCTTAGTCTACCATCAACTATCCAGCTAGATAAAAAGTGCAGACGTTTATAAAAGGAAAGGCTGTGGATGAATAGGTTGGCATAACATGACCACTCTGATAACACAGCCTTAGACCGTATGCGTGCATTTGTTTAA
This sequence is a window from Oncorhynchus clarkii lewisi isolate Uvic-CL-2024 chromosome 26, UVic_Ocla_1.0, whole genome shotgun sequence. Protein-coding genes within it:
- the LOC139385140 gene encoding AN1-type zinc finger protein 3-like isoform X2, with product MGDTGSERSKPPRCSCGFWGSSKTMNLCSKCFTDIEKKQPGEDCAPEPAPSSSSSSNSQSVIFYSESSSSSSQSLSSAPVSSEDPLPGDTEATRLPEQDEVSSTDTAHGILVSTPTKRPCNSASESESDASPEKSARVGPGSKESSSTNGGPKQKRSRRCHRCHTKLELVQQELGSCRCGLIPGQKAIPFLYFPLEH